A single window of Drosophila suzukii chromosome 3, CBGP_Dsuzu_IsoJpt1.0, whole genome shotgun sequence DNA harbors:
- the CRMP gene encoding dihydropyrimidinase 2 isoform X3 has translation MKTPLFVSGLTSKSSAELVGRARRSGYCVFGETLASSLGRSMSGVPKGDRIYAITSPPIRESAETPRQLMKSLAYDDLQLTGSDNCTFNKEHKALGKGDFTKIPNGVNGVEDRMSLVWEKGVHAGLLDPCRFVAVTSTNAAKIFNIYPQKGRIAVGSDADIVIWNPNATRTISKDTHHHACDFNIFEGMTVHGVCEFVLVRGRICAERGNVRVAEGFGRFIPTPVRPPFVYDIIEGKVQSQPEEQHEEKQNGNVAKRFAELDIQIPVQEPISAMLAGNLAMPAEGSLCSTPSVRGRVDGKRDLQESSFSISEELDRSGVRACIKVKNPPGGKSSGFW, from the exons GGCCTGACCAGCAAATCCTCCGCCGAGCTCGTGGGTCGCGCCCGACGCAGCGGCTACTGCGTCTTCGGGGAGACGCTGGCCAGCTCCTTGGGTCGCTCCATGAGCGGCGTGCCCAAGGGCGACCGCATTTACGCAATCACCAGTCCCCCAATCCGCGAATCCGCCGAGACACCCAGGCAGCTGATGAAGTCCCTGGCCTA TGATGACCTGCAGCTGACTGGCAGCGACAACTGCACCTTCAACAAGGAGCACAAGGCCCTGGGCAAGGGCGACTTCACAAAGATTCCCAACGGAGTCAACGGAGTGGAGGATCGCATGTCCTTGGTCTGGGAGAAGGGCGTCCACGCCGGGCTCCTCGATCCTTGCCGCTTTGTGGCCGTAACCAGCACGAACGCGGCCAAGATATTCAACATTTATCCCCAGAAGGGACGTATTG CTGTCGGCTCGGATGCGGACATTGTGATCTGGAATCCGAATGCCACCCGCACCATTTCCAAGGACACACACCACCACGCCTGTGACTTCAACATATTTGAGGGCATGACAGTGCACGGCGTCTGCGAGTTCGTCCTGGTGCGCGGAAGGATCTGCGCCGAGCGCGGAAACGTTCGAGTGGCGGAGGGCTTTGGACGGTTCATTCCCACTCCCGTTCGACCGCCGTTCGTATATGACATTATCGAGGGCAAGGTGCAGTCGCAGCCGGAGGAGCAGCACGAGGAGAAGCAGAACGGCAACGTGGCCAAACGGTTTGCCGAGCTGGACATTCAAATCCCGGTGCAGGAGCCCATCAGCGCCATGCTAGCTGGCAACCTGGCCATGCCGGCGGAAGGATCACTGTGCAGCACGCCTTCGGTCCGCGGGCGCGTCGATGGCAAGCGGGACTTGCAGGAGTCTTCCTTCTCCATAAGTG AGGAACTCGACAGGTCTGGCGTTCGAGCATGCATTAAAGTGAAAAACCCACCTGGAGGAAAGTCTTCCGGATTCTGGTAG